A single region of the Deltaproteobacteria bacterium genome encodes:
- a CDS encoding anion transporter: MIISAIVIFLFTYAGVALGRVPGLTLDRTGIALLGAIAMVVAGIVSIDEAVRSIDFPTIILLYALMVVSAQLRLGGFYTWSALRITVLLENPRLFLLVLMVVSAVFSAILANDIVCLAFTPVLTWSLLRAHLHPLPFLIGLAVSTNIGSAATVIGNPQNMLIGQIGQLDFAQFLFWCAPPSILALAGSYGLICLICRGDFHKVEGADPGVEWGGHWPDFNRWQSVKGLIAVTFMVVLFFSPLPRELSALAVAGFLLCSRKMKTRHILELVDWHLITLFCALFVVIQGIESVHVLERIFAFLGTQGLDMGNLSFLTGVSAVMSNLFSNVPATMLLTRFLDPSNPLEWYTLALSSTFAGNLIVIGSIANLIVIEQAARHGVRISFADHARVGIPVTLFSLCLLILWIYW, encoded by the coding sequence ATGATCATCAGTGCGATCGTCATTTTCCTGTTTACCTATGCGGGGGTGGCCCTTGGAAGAGTGCCGGGACTGACCCTTGACAGGACAGGGATTGCTCTGCTCGGGGCGATCGCCATGGTGGTTGCCGGTATCGTGTCTATTGATGAAGCGGTTCGATCGATTGATTTTCCGACTATAATACTCCTCTACGCGTTGATGGTGGTATCGGCCCAGCTGCGTCTGGGAGGATTCTATACCTGGTCGGCACTCCGGATTACCGTTCTGCTTGAAAATCCCCGACTGTTTCTCCTTGTCTTGATGGTGGTGAGTGCCGTCTTTTCTGCCATTCTTGCCAACGATATCGTCTGTCTTGCCTTTACGCCCGTTCTCACATGGTCGCTCCTGCGGGCCCACCTTCACCCGCTTCCCTTTCTCATCGGTCTTGCCGTATCGACCAACATAGGCTCGGCGGCAACGGTCATCGGGAACCCTCAAAACATGCTCATCGGACAGATCGGACAACTTGATTTCGCCCAGTTCCTTTTCTGGTGTGCCCCGCCTTCCATCCTCGCTTTAGCTGGAAGTTACGGGCTTATCTGCCTGATATGCCGTGGTGATTTCCATAAAGTCGAAGGGGCGGACCCGGGCGTGGAATGGGGAGGACACTGGCCGGACTTCAACAGATGGCAGAGCGTGAAAGGCCTTATCGCCGTGACTTTTATGGTGGTGCTCTTTTTTTCGCCTTTGCCACGGGAGCTGTCGGCACTGGCGGTTGCAGGATTCCTTCTCTGCAGCAGAAAAATGAAAACCCGCCATATTCTGGAGCTTGTGGACTGGCATCTCATAACGCTTTTCTGCGCTCTTTTCGTGGTTATACAAGGCATTGAGTCGGTACATGTACTGGAAAGGATATTTGCCTTTCTCGGCACACAGGGATTGGATATGGGAAATCTGTCCTTCCTGACGGGTGTTTCAGCGGTCATGAGCAATCTTTTCAGCAATGTGCCGGCGACAATGCTTCTGACGCGTTTCCTCGACCCATCAAATCCACTGGAATGGTATACACTGGCCCTTTCCAGCACCTTTGCCGGGAACCTGATCGTCATCGGCAGCATTGCAAACCTCATCGTCATCGAACAGGCAGCGCGTCATGGTGTGCGGATTTCTTTCGCGGATCATGCACGGGTCGGGATCCCGGTTACCCTCTTTTCTCTCTGCCTGCTTATTCTCTGGATTTATTGGTAG
- a CDS encoding prenyltransferase: protein MSAVRLKGNVANWIRLSRPAFHSVGVLPFVLGTVMAWRIESVFNLPVFILGTLAVILVMLSTYQAGEYFDFQEDSISKSIFPSRFAGGSGVMQEGVLPRRVPLWTSVIAMVVAALIGIVLQFVLDTGIYTILLGAVGLFCGFFYSTRPLRLVERGVGELVIGFCYGWLPVAAAFYIQAGYVNQSIHLISLPIALTIFNVIFLNEFFDIPGDRAAGKRNLLIRLGTRKSVLLYCAASVLAWLAMFTTITAGVSPRALWLYLPVVILSLYIVISLIRGGYRHYRSLELFCGLNIAVNLGTTGAYILAFL from the coding sequence ATGAGTGCCGTTCGATTGAAGGGAAACGTGGCCAACTGGATCAGGTTGTCCCGTCCAGCATTTCACTCCGTCGGGGTTCTTCCCTTTGTCCTCGGTACGGTCATGGCATGGAGGATCGAGAGTGTTTTCAACCTGCCCGTTTTTATCCTGGGGACGCTCGCCGTTATCCTCGTGATGCTTTCCACCTACCAGGCGGGAGAGTATTTTGACTTCCAGGAAGACAGCATTTCGAAAAGCATTTTCCCGAGCAGGTTCGCCGGCGGGTCGGGGGTGATGCAGGAGGGGGTACTTCCCCGCCGTGTCCCCCTGTGGACGAGTGTCATAGCGATGGTGGTCGCGGCACTGATCGGTATCGTCCTGCAGTTCGTTCTTGACACGGGGATTTACACCATTCTCCTCGGTGCCGTCGGGCTTTTCTGCGGGTTTTTTTATTCCACCAGACCCCTGCGGCTCGTGGAGCGCGGCGTGGGGGAACTGGTGATCGGTTTCTGTTACGGCTGGCTGCCGGTGGCCGCTGCCTTCTATATCCAGGCGGGTTATGTGAATCAGAGCATTCATCTGATCTCCCTGCCCATAGCCCTCACCATATTCAATGTGATCTTTCTGAACGAATTTTTTGATATTCCCGGTGACCGGGCGGCCGGCAAGAGGAATCTTCTTATCAGACTGGGGACCCGGAAAAGTGTTCTTTTGTACTGCGCCGCGTCGGTGCTTGCCTGGCTTGCCATGTTCACGACGATAACCGCGGGTGTTTCGCCGCGGGCCCTGTGGCTCTACCTGCCGGTCGTTATTCTTTCGTTGTATATCGTCATTTCATTGATCCGTGGCGGGTACAGACACTATCGATCACTGGAGCTGTTCTGCGGTCTGAATATCGCGGTTAACCTAGGGACAACGGGTGCCTATATACTTGCCTTCCTCTAA
- a CDS encoding prepilin-type N-terminal cleavage/methylation domain-containing protein: protein MRCKWNHRGFTLIELLIVIAIIGILASIAMLQVTAYQMHSYRAATISDAKNAYDAIMNWFVDNTCVA from the coding sequence ATGCGATGCAAATGGAATCACCGGGGATTCACGCTTATTGAGCTTCTGATTGTCATTGCCATAATCGGAATCCTCGCATCGATCGCGATGCTGCAAGTCACAGCATACCAGATGCACAGTTACCGGGCGGCGACCATATCGGACGCAAAAAACGCCTACGATGCCATCATGAACTGGTTCGTGGATAATACCTGCGTGGCTTGA
- a CDS encoding DHA2 family efflux MFS transporter permease subunit: protein MAGPANKWIIAATVMIPTLMVIVDTSVVNVSLDHIRGSLSAGIEETTWSITSYLAANAVIIPMTGWMSRLFGRKRYLLFSILLFTLSSLLCGLAWNIESLIFFRVLQGIGGGSMQPISQSILLETFPPEEHGMANAVFGVGIMFGPIIGPLLGGWITDNWSWHWIFFVNIPIGIISFLACLITVTDPPYLRKTGIRIDWWGLLLLAVGVGCLQMVLDQGQGKDWFGSALITWLAVTAAIALVFFIARELFSEQPIVNLRVFRNYSFTLGTVVLFFVLINLFGNIILPPIYVQTLMGYTATLAGLVIMPGGIASLLFMPIAGKLIGKTNPKFLIIFGLLMTALAAFITSQFSLMVDFWTIVEPRIVFGIGMAFIFIPLMTLSLSGIPKEEMGNATSIFNLVRNLGSSFGIAFVTTLLSRRSQFHHFRLTDHMTVFDLPYSWTTHQATQGLLYRGFHESIADRGVAGLIYEQLNRQAGMLAFNDVYRVLAVLLVLIIILVIFMRLPDHLNNRT from the coding sequence ATGGCCGGACCGGCGAACAAATGGATCATCGCAGCAACGGTGATGATCCCGACCCTGATGGTGATCGTCGATACCTCCGTCGTCAATGTATCCCTCGATCACATCCGGGGAAGCCTCTCCGCCGGCATCGAGGAAACCACCTGGTCCATCACGTCCTATCTTGCGGCCAACGCCGTCATCATCCCAATGACGGGGTGGATGAGCCGTCTGTTCGGCCGGAAACGGTATCTTCTCTTTTCGATCCTCCTTTTTACACTCAGTTCACTTCTCTGCGGCCTGGCCTGGAACATCGAAAGCCTCATCTTTTTCCGGGTACTGCAAGGTATCGGCGGCGGTTCCATGCAGCCCATCTCACAATCCATTCTGCTGGAAACGTTTCCACCCGAAGAACACGGCATGGCGAATGCTGTTTTCGGCGTCGGCATCATGTTCGGACCGATCATCGGTCCCCTGCTGGGAGGATGGATCACGGACAACTGGTCCTGGCACTGGATCTTTTTCGTCAACATCCCCATCGGCATCATTTCGTTCCTTGCCTGCCTGATAACGGTCACGGACCCCCCCTATCTCAGGAAAACGGGTATCCGGATCGACTGGTGGGGATTGTTGCTGCTCGCCGTGGGTGTGGGGTGCCTCCAGATGGTCCTCGACCAGGGGCAGGGTAAGGACTGGTTCGGTTCCGCCCTGATCACCTGGCTCGCCGTCACGGCGGCGATAGCCCTGGTGTTCTTCATCGCCCGGGAACTGTTCTCGGAACAACCTATCGTCAACCTGCGGGTCTTCAGGAACTACTCGTTCACCCTGGGCACCGTGGTGCTTTTCTTCGTTCTTATCAATCTTTTCGGCAATATCATTCTCCCGCCAATCTATGTGCAGACGCTCATGGGATACACGGCCACCCTTGCCGGCCTGGTCATCATGCCGGGGGGGATTGCGAGCCTCCTTTTCATGCCCATCGCTGGAAAACTGATCGGCAAGACGAATCCGAAATTCCTGATCATCTTCGGCCTCCTGATGACGGCCCTGGCAGCCTTTATCACGTCACAGTTTAGCCTCATGGTAGACTTCTGGACCATTGTCGAGCCCAGAATAGTGTTCGGTATCGGTATGGCCTTCATTTTCATTCCTCTGATGACGCTCAGCCTGTCAGGGATTCCGAAGGAAGAAATGGGGAATGCCACATCCATCTTTAATCTGGTACGGAACCTCGGGAGCAGTTTCGGCATCGCCTTCGTAACGACCCTGCTGTCCCGAAGGTCGCAGTTCCACCACTTCCGCCTGACGGACCACATGACCGTTTTCGACCTGCCCTATTCCTGGACCACTCACCAGGCAACCCAGGGATTGCTGTATCGGGGATTCCATGAAAGCATCGCCGACCGGGGGGTGGCGGGATTGATATACGAACAGCTGAACCGGCAGGCCGGCATGCTTGCCTTTAATGACGTGTACCGCGTTCTCGCCGTGCTTCTCGTCCTGATCATCATCCTGGTGATCTTCATGCGTCTGCCCGACCATCTCAACAACAGGACCTGA
- a CDS encoding cation:proton antiporter, whose product MEIPLLQDIIIIFILSIAVILVCLRLRIPSIVGFLITGILAGPHGFGLVGAVHEVKLLAEIGIVILLFTIGMEFSLKRLLSMEKLVLAGGSLQVVLTIIAVFLLAGMVGRPLNEALFMGFLISLSSTAIVLKLLQEKAEVESPRGRTSLGILIFQDIAVVPMMLMTPFLTGAGSFTVQPLILLALKITGIVFLVLAGARWIVPNILYHVARTRNREIFLLTIIAVCLGVAWLTSGAGLSLALGAFLAGLIISESEYSHQAVGNIIPFRDVFTSFFFVSIGMLLDVGFFLNQPGLIVLVTLGLLLLKTATGTLASIILGVPFRIALLTGFTLCQIGEFSFILSEAGLKTGLIPEQIYQLFLACTIISMAATPFILASAPRMTERILRVPFPARLVAGFHPLPEPEEPVTKGHLVIIGFGVNGRNVAKAAEMAGIPYAVIEMNPETVRREQERGLPIYYGDATQEEVVRMVNVREARIAVIAINDPAATRRITEVVRRQGPAVHLIVRTRFVNEMKPLIDLGADDVIPEEFETSVEIFSRVLAHYLIARDDIERFVSDIRSEGYEMFRGLSRDSTSLSPLKLNLSEVEISTVRVTGESLLAGETLGRVQMRKKYGISVLAIRRGAEIIYNPSADDRIESGDILFVLGTPKAISEGTAELL is encoded by the coding sequence ATGGAAATACCTCTCCTGCAGGACATCATCATTATTTTCATCCTGTCGATCGCGGTCATTCTCGTCTGCCTTCGCCTCAGGATCCCATCGATCGTTGGATTTCTCATAACCGGGATCCTGGCAGGCCCGCACGGATTCGGGCTTGTGGGAGCAGTGCATGAGGTCAAGCTTCTTGCCGAAATCGGAATCGTCATCCTGCTCTTTACCATCGGCATGGAATTTTCACTGAAGCGGCTTCTCTCAATGGAAAAGCTCGTTCTTGCGGGGGGATCGCTCCAGGTCGTCCTGACAATAATCGCCGTTTTCCTTCTTGCCGGCATGGTCGGGCGCCCGCTCAATGAAGCGCTTTTCATGGGATTTCTCATATCACTCAGCAGCACCGCCATCGTGCTGAAACTCCTGCAGGAGAAAGCTGAGGTGGAAAGCCCCCGTGGAAGAACATCGCTGGGAATCCTGATCTTTCAGGATATCGCCGTTGTTCCCATGATGCTCATGACACCCTTCCTGACCGGGGCCGGATCATTTACCGTCCAACCGCTCATACTGCTGGCCCTGAAGATCACGGGGATTGTCTTCCTTGTCCTGGCCGGCGCCCGGTGGATCGTTCCGAACATCCTGTATCATGTCGCCCGCACCCGGAACCGTGAGATATTTCTTCTGACCATTATAGCCGTCTGTCTCGGTGTCGCCTGGCTCACGTCAGGCGCCGGTCTTTCCCTTGCGCTGGGCGCGTTCCTCGCCGGTCTGATCATTTCCGAGTCCGAATACAGCCATCAAGCAGTGGGAAACATTATACCCTTCCGCGATGTCTTCACGAGCTTTTTCTTCGTTTCCATCGGAATGCTCCTGGATGTCGGTTTTTTCCTGAATCAGCCGGGACTGATCGTTCTCGTAACACTGGGGTTGCTGCTATTGAAAACGGCAACGGGCACGCTGGCTTCGATCATTCTCGGCGTCCCCTTCAGGATCGCCCTGCTGACGGGATTTACGCTCTGCCAGATCGGTGAATTCTCCTTTATCCTATCAGAAGCCGGTCTCAAGACGGGCCTGATACCCGAACAGATATACCAGCTCTTCCTGGCATGCACCATTATCAGCATGGCGGCAACACCGTTTATTCTGGCATCCGCACCCCGCATGACGGAAAGGATCCTCCGGGTGCCCTTCCCCGCGCGACTTGTTGCCGGGTTCCACCCTCTTCCGGAACCGGAAGAGCCGGTCACAAAGGGACATCTTGTCATCATCGGGTTCGGCGTAAACGGCAGAAACGTGGCAAAGGCGGCTGAAATGGCAGGCATACCCTATGCTGTCATCGAAATGAACCCGGAAACCGTGCGCCGGGAGCAGGAACGGGGCTTACCCATTTATTACGGCGATGCCACGCAGGAAGAAGTGGTCCGGATGGTAAACGTCAGGGAGGCGAGAATTGCCGTTATCGCCATCAATGACCCGGCGGCTACAAGGAGAATCACGGAAGTCGTCAGGCGGCAGGGGCCGGCGGTTCATCTGATCGTCCGCACCCGTTTCGTGAACGAGATGAAACCCCTCATCGACCTCGGTGCCGACGACGTCATACCTGAAGAATTCGAGACCTCGGTAGAAATTTTTTCCCGCGTACTTGCTCACTACCTCATAGCAAGAGATGACATCGAACGCTTCGTTTCCGATATTCGTTCAGAAGGTTACGAAATGTTCCGGGGACTTTCGAGAGACTCTACATCCCTCTCACCCCTGAAACTGAACCTTTCCGAAGTGGAAATAAGCACTGTGCGGGTAACAGGAGAGTCACTCCTGGCAGGAGAAACGCTGGGCCGTGTCCAGATGCGTAAGAAATACGGCATATCGGTGCTCGCCATCCGCCGCGGCGCTGAAATTATCTACAATCCGTCTGCCGATGATCGGATCGAATCCGGTGATATCCTTTTTGTCCTGGGAACACCGAAGGCAATCTCGGAGGGGACCGCCGAACTTCTGTAA
- a CDS encoding HlyD family secretion protein, whose translation MSSNQNNTNNQRKKFAFLLLGGIALIGIMTVFLYRHYQETHISTDDAYVTGRLHVIAAKVPGTVSSVAVDDNRFVEKGDLLLTIDESDYELSVRRAEANLRAEQSKMDELSSRIDVARKQLAEVSSRISSAQSVLRLQEVTLEQAGSDLKRARILYENKTIPEEQLEKTRTAHAVAEAQVAVAREQMKQARASWETQQSAVTEAEAALRSQEALITDKKAFLEQEQLRLDYTHVLAPVSGYITRRSVERGNQIQAGQPLMSVVPLDDVWIEANYKETQIRNIQPGQKVKIRVDAFPGRTFEGIVDSVMAGTGSVFSLFPPENATGSYVKVVQRIPVKINLKEGTDKNHVLRVGMSVIPTILAAQ comes from the coding sequence ATGTCGTCCAATCAGAACAACACGAACAATCAACGGAAGAAATTCGCCTTTCTTCTCCTGGGTGGTATCGCTCTGATCGGCATAATGACGGTTTTTCTCTACCGCCATTACCAGGAAACACATATCAGCACCGACGACGCCTATGTGACCGGCAGGCTGCACGTCATCGCGGCGAAAGTACCCGGCACCGTCAGTTCGGTGGCAGTTGACGATAACCGGTTCGTTGAAAAAGGGGACCTCCTGCTGACCATCGACGAGAGTGACTACGAGCTCAGCGTTCGCCGGGCGGAAGCAAACCTTCGGGCGGAACAATCGAAGATGGACGAGTTGTCCTCCCGCATCGATGTGGCCCGGAAGCAGCTTGCCGAAGTATCATCCCGGATTTCCTCGGCCCAGTCGGTCCTTCGACTCCAGGAAGTGACCCTTGAACAGGCGGGATCGGACCTGAAGCGCGCCCGGATCCTTTATGAGAACAAGACTATCCCCGAGGAACAACTGGAAAAGACCCGGACCGCTCATGCCGTGGCCGAGGCGCAGGTCGCCGTGGCCCGGGAACAAATGAAGCAGGCGCGGGCGTCATGGGAAACACAGCAATCGGCGGTGACGGAGGCCGAAGCGGCCCTTCGCTCCCAGGAGGCACTGATCACCGACAAGAAAGCATTCCTCGAACAGGAACAGCTGCGCCTGGATTATACGCACGTCCTTGCCCCCGTTTCCGGGTACATCACCCGGCGCTCCGTGGAACGGGGAAATCAGATACAGGCGGGGCAACCCCTGATGTCCGTGGTGCCCCTTGATGACGTCTGGATCGAGGCCAATTACAAGGAAACACAAATCAGGAACATACAGCCCGGGCAGAAGGTGAAGATCCGGGTGGATGCCTTTCCCGGCAGGACCTTCGAGGGAATCGTGGACAGCGTCATGGCCGGAACGGGCTCGGTCTTCTCTCTTTTTCCGCCGGAAAACGCCACGGGAAGCTATGTCAAAGTCGTTCAGAGAATTCCCGTGAAGATTAACCTCAAGGAAGGAACCGACAAGAACCATGTCCTCAGGGTCGGCATGTCGGTCATCCCTACCATCCTCGCCGCACAATAA
- a CDS encoding cold-shock protein, whose protein sequence is MSEGTVKWFSDRKGFGFIEMEDGKDIFVHHSAIQVDGFRTLQEGQRVSFDIQQGQKGPAASNVKPL, encoded by the coding sequence ATGTCAGAAGGTACGGTTAAGTGGTTCAGCGACCGGAAGGGCTTCGGATTCATCGAGATGGAAGATGGTAAAGACATCTTTGTCCATCACAGCGCCATTCAGGTCGACGGCTTCAGGACCTTACAAGAGGGCCAGCGGGTCAGTTTCGATATCCAGCAGGGTCAGAAGGGCCCCGCCGCAAGTAACGTAAAGCCCCTGTAA
- a CDS encoding PAS domain-containing protein: MINNLSLEQMEAILDALPIEFIFIDDRERLVYANKEEKRSSPASAAVMGKDIRGCHQPQSLSLMEQFVSNLKSGVKDEENFWLLFPDRKILNRFIAVRDKSGKYLGMIEYLFDFKAVEELADAKKDAHVRDYSKQPSDGEPTG; this comes from the coding sequence ATGATCAACAATTTGAGCCTTGAACAAATGGAAGCGATCCTGGACGCATTGCCTATAGAATTCATCTTTATCGATGACCGGGAGCGGCTTGTGTACGCCAATAAAGAGGAGAAACGATCATCACCTGCCTCAGCTGCCGTGATGGGAAAAGACATCCGCGGTTGCCATCAACCACAGAGTCTGTCATTGATGGAACAATTTGTTTCTAATCTCAAGAGCGGTGTGAAAGATGAAGAAAATTTCTGGCTTCTTTTCCCCGACCGAAAGATATTGAACCGCTTCATAGCTGTCAGGGACAAGAGTGGAAAATATCTGGGCATGATAGAATACCTTTTTGATTTCAAGGCAGTAGAAGAACTGGCAGATGCAAAGAAAGACGCCCACGTACGGGATTATTCCAAGCAGCCCTCTGATGGTGAACCGACGGGATAA
- a CDS encoding radical SAM protein, with protein sequence MEQTVNSRKRKRVKPVFWPPTLLFRQLGCALFMGYLNGWRKFPHWLVHDSLKSIPVSNGALGMGCIGYPGHPAWEVTSACNLRCIHCHASSGKPAPDDLTTDEAKRFIDELAEVPEFRTLVYTGGEPLVRPDIFELLKHSKNAGFANIIATNGTLIDEETAFRLKEHGVVCNAISLDAADPDMHNYIRNNPEAFDLVLRGIEATRKAGILLQINTTAMEINMPYLPELIDFVDGQDAAIMLMYQLVAVGRGEKIKEITLKKSTNQNLSTLISAKQRHIKTIVEPVAGPQYWPYLLEKRGMRGALALKFAEQVFHGCAAGRGFVYIKANGDVWPCPFVEVTAGNVKKQTFKEIYEESEVFINLRNRENTLKGDCGNCRYRTICGGCRGRAWAYSGDYLGEDPRCFIKG encoded by the coding sequence ATGGAACAGACTGTAAATTCACGAAAAAGAAAAAGGGTAAAACCCGTCTTCTGGCCGCCCACGCTGCTTTTCAGGCAGCTGGGGTGTGCCCTCTTCATGGGATACCTGAACGGATGGCGTAAATTTCCTCACTGGCTGGTTCATGACAGTCTGAAGTCCATCCCTGTTTCGAACGGCGCGTTGGGCATGGGATGTATCGGCTATCCCGGCCATCCCGCCTGGGAGGTCACGTCGGCCTGCAACCTGCGCTGTATCCACTGCCACGCGTCCAGCGGAAAGCCCGCGCCTGATGATCTGACCACCGATGAGGCAAAACGCTTCATTGATGAGCTTGCCGAGGTGCCGGAATTCCGGACCCTCGTGTATACCGGTGGGGAACCTCTGGTGAGGCCGGACATATTCGAACTTCTGAAACATTCGAAAAATGCCGGATTCGCGAACATTATCGCCACGAACGGGACCCTCATCGACGAGGAAACTGCCTTCAGGCTCAAGGAGCATGGTGTCGTCTGCAATGCCATCAGCCTCGACGCGGCGGACCCCGACATGCATAATTATATCCGGAACAATCCGGAGGCCTTCGACCTCGTTCTCCGGGGCATCGAGGCAACGCGAAAAGCAGGCATCCTCCTGCAGATAAATACGACGGCCATGGAGATCAACATGCCCTATCTGCCCGAGCTGATAGATTTTGTTGACGGACAGGACGCCGCGATCATGCTCATGTACCAGCTGGTGGCCGTGGGCAGGGGGGAAAAGATAAAGGAGATCACGCTGAAAAAGTCGACGAACCAGAACCTCAGCACCCTCATTTCCGCAAAGCAGAGACATATCAAGACTATCGTGGAGCCCGTGGCGGGCCCCCAGTACTGGCCGTACCTCCTTGAAAAACGGGGGATGAGGGGTGCTCTGGCGCTCAAGTTCGCCGAACAGGTCTTTCACGGATGTGCCGCCGGTCGGGGATTCGTCTATATCAAGGCCAATGGTGATGTATGGCCCTGCCCCTTCGTGGAAGTTACCGCCGGAAACGTCAAAAAGCAAACGTTCAAGGAGATTTACGAGGAATCGGAGGTCTTCATCAATCTGAGAAATCGTGAGAACACCCTGAAGGGAGATTGCGGAAACTGCCGGTATAGAACGATATGCGGGGGATGCCGGGGTCGGGCCTGGGCCTATTCGGGGGACTATCTGGGGGAAGACCCCCGGTGTTTCATTAAAGGCTGA